ATTGTCGGAGCGACGTCGATCCTGAAACAGGCTCGCAGAGGTTCTAAGCTGCCCGGTTGGGTGGTGTCATTAATGGCACGTCGCCCCTACAAAGTGGCAGCCGTGGCGCTCGCCAACAAGATGGCGCGCACAATATGGGCGCTTCTCGTCAAGGGCGGCACATACCAAGCGCCGGCGATGGCAAAGGCATAGAAACAGAATTCCCGGCGTTACTGAGTCGGGATAAAGTGGCAAGGTACGAAGCGTGATGAACCCGAGGGGCGATACCTCGATGTCGATCAGACCGTCTGACTCAATGCGCCTTCGAGCGCGAGAAAGTGATTAGGCGATCGACATCGCGGATCTCATCGTGGCCAGCGGTCAGTGACCGCGCTGACAGGCCGGACATATGACTGCACCGTCCGACGGAGATTCATGCTGCCAACACCTTGCTAACCGGGCCGTTCCACATATGAGTCAGAGCCCTTTTTGGACGCCGATAAGGGGTCCCGTTTAAACGCCGATTGACATACTGTTGAGAACGGGGCAGAGTGTTGAGCCTCAACCAGTTTGGCGAGCGCCAGCGCGAATGTCTCTTCGCGAAAATGCCAGATTGCCATCTGCTGTAGCTGGCGGCGCGTGATGCCGGGACAGGCATGCGCCATCTTCGAGAAGCCAAGATTTGTGGCTTCGGCGATCAGCGCCGCATAAAACACCCGCAGATCGGAAGGTGACCGACCGGTCTGGAGGTGCTCGAACAAGGAACTGAAGCCCGTCATCCGGTCGATATCGGCCACAAGGTCCGTCAACCGTATGGGAGGCATGGTTGTTGCCACCCGCCTTGCGAACGCGATTGCGGCTTCGGTTTCCGAAGTTCTGACCGCTGGGACCCGCAATCCTTTTGCGCCGATGCGAGTATCGCCCCGACTATTTTCCAGGCGACCTGCCGCCTCCTGCAGATGCGCCAACTACTTCAAATCATGCGTATATGATCCCGAGTAAAGTGGACGCGCTCTAGTGCGCGAAATTCCATCACGCCAAATAACTACGTGTGTTAATCTAATCACACAACCTATAATTTAATAAAGCATTAGTTTCAGCTAATTGATTAAATTGAAAAAAAAGAATACAAAGATGAGATACTTACCTAACAGGCGCGGGAAGTTTTAAATGAAAAAACTATGGTTGGCCAGCACGGCAATTATCAGTGCAAGCCTTTTCACGTCTGCAGCTTGGTCCGCACCATGTGCATCAAATTCCAATGGCACTTTCACATCCAATAACGCTACCAATAATGGCGGGTGTTCGATTGCCTCGGTCGCAGCAACTATCGGAGACAATTCCATCTGGAACACGGGCTTTCTCCTGTACAGCCAGAACATCAACCGCACAATGACTATCGAGAACGATCTCACGACGACATTGAAGGGAAGCACGGGAATTTCTGTCTATGGCACTGCGCCGACGGCATTCTCCACATTCGACGCGAGCGGCAGGACCATTAACCTGACCATCGAGAACCTGACGGCCAACGCATCTTTGCCGATAGGCGACAATATCGCAAAGGCGGGTGTCGGCGTCAGCCATGGCGGAACCATGACGATAGGCAGTCTCAATCTTACGATGCTTAATCTGCCAAACGGGAACGACGGAAGCACGTTCGGCCTCGGCCAAAGGTTTGAACATTATGGCATTGTCGTTGGATCAACTGTAAATGCTGCGGAAACGTTGGCGTTCAACGGTTATCAGTCGAAAGCGATTTTCGACAATATGAACATTAAGATGCAGTCGACCAATAATGGATGGAATGTGTATCCTCTCCTAGCCGGCATAAGGGTTATTCAGGGCGCTGGAGGGAATTCCGGAAACGGGTCGGCTGGTTATGTCGAAGTCAAGAATGATCTGGCGATCGACATCAATGCGACATCCAATGACGCCATCGGAATTTATATTTCAGGTTCGGAGCATAACGGCGTTGTGCCAGAAGTTCACCTGAACAACAGCAATATCAAAATCAAAAGCACGTCCTCACGCGCCAATGCTATCCGGCTGGGCAAGACTGCGAGCATCGGTACCGGAGAAGGCAGGCTTTTTTCAACCGGCCATATGGAAATCGATACTCTTCAAGCGGCTAATGATGCAGCTATCGACATAATATGGCAAGGGGCTGTTTTGGATGCAAATGCTGATACATCCAGCACGACCATCAGCGCCGGCCGTGAGGCTATTACGATCAGTGGTAATGCTAGCCAAGCAACGGCTCAGACCGTGACGTCGTTCAACGATCTGGTTGCCACAACGGCCTCCACGACAGCGAACCTGATCAATGTGGCCAATAATCAAAACGATTACCGTCTCAACATACGTGGGGTAAACAGCGACCTAAAGGCCGCATCAGCTGGCTGGCTTTTGAATGTCAATGGCACCGTACAGTCTCCCAGTGCTGTTACATTCAATGTCTCCGATGGTAAAATCACCGGCTTGGTCAATAAAGCGGCACCTTCCACTCTTGAAATCACCGTACAAGATGGCGCTCAGTGGATAATGCAGGAGAAAGGTGGTGCAACGCCATCAACCACGGCAACATTCACGCAGTTGAATATTGCCAATGCTGCAATTCTGGATGCGACAGCAGGAGCGGGCGCACTGTCAGACTTCGTTCTACAGGGCAATGTATTGGCGGAAACAGCTGGTGAAATTCGTCTTTATGACGGCACGGCTGGTGATCGCCTGACAATAAACGGCTCTTATACCGGCAATGGTGGTTTGATTACATTCGATACGGCCCTTGGTGACGACAGTTCGACAACCGACATGCTTGTCATCACGGGTGACACTGCTGGCACGACAAATGTCGCTGTGACCAACGCCGGCGGCGAAGGTGCGCAGACGGTTGAAGGCATCAAGATTATTGAAGTTGGTGGCGCATCCAATGGTACATTCTCGCTGCAAGGCGATTATGTGCATGAAGGTGAAAATGCTGTTGTTGCTGGTGCCTATGCCTACAAGCTTTATCAGGGTGGTGTTGCCAGCCCGGCCGATGGTGACTGGTATCTGCGTTCACAGATCAAACCGGTTGATCCCGTTGATCCCGTTGATCCCGTTGATCCCGTTGATCCTGTCGATCCAACCAATCCTGTTGATCCAACTGATCCTGTTACGCTTCCTAGCGAACCACTCTATCAAGCAGGCGTTCCAACCTATGAGAGCTATGCACAATCGCTGCTTGGCTTGAATGGCGTCCCCACCTTGCAGCAGCGTGTCGGCAATCGCTTCTGGGCAAGCAATGGCAATCGAGTGATTGCACAAGGTGCCGATCCGGTGGGAACGCCCTATGCCGCACCTGAGGAAGCAGGAGTGGCAATCGAGGGCAATGGTGTCTGGGGTCGTATCGAAGGCGCGCATAACAGCATTGAGCCACGCTTCTCCACCTCTTCCACCGAATATGATCAGAACATCTTCAAGCTGCAGGCGGGTCTTGATGGCATGCTGGCAGAAATCGAAAGCGGTAAGCTGATCGGTGGCGTCACCGTGCATTATGCCCATGGCAAGACCAAGACGAAATCCGTGCATGGTGATGGTGAAATCTCCACCGACGGCTATGGCTTTGGCGGAACTCTGACATGGTATGGCGAAAACGGCTTCTACCTTGATGGTCAGGCACAACTGACATGGTACAGAAGCGATCTCAACTCAACACTTGCTAATAGCACCCTTGTCGATGGCAATGACGGCTTTGGCTATGCGTTGTCCATTGAAGGTGGCAAGCGCATTGCGATCGATCAGGCATGGTCGCTCACGCCACAGGCGCAGCTTTTCTATTCTAGCGTTGATTTCGATGACTTCGCCGATACATTCGGCTCACAGGTCAGCCTTGACCGTGGTGACAGTCTTCAAGGTCGTCTTGGTCTGACGCTTGATCATGAAAGCTCATGGCAGAATGCCAATGGCAAACTTGATCGTGCACATGTCTATGGCATTGCCAATCTCTATTACGAGTTCCTGGAAGGCACGAAGGTCGATGTTGCGGGCACAAGCTTTGCCAGCCGCAATGATCGTCTGTGGGGCGGGCTTGGAATTGGCGGTTCCTACAACTGGAACGACGACAAATATTCGATCTATGGCGAAGGTCTCGTCAACACCAGCCTCAACAATTTTGGTGACAGCTACTCCCTCAAGGGACAGGCTGGATTCCGAGTTAAGTGGTAACAGCCTAAAAAAGCCCGCCACGTCAATGACGGGGCGGGCTTAATGAAAATCATTCAGGGTGGAGACGTCGACTTTCGTCGCTCGTAATCTTCCCGCGCCTGCATGGTTGCCGTAAGGGCCGCTACTGCATTCGATATTCCGACCATGCTATCCTGAATGCGGTCCAATCTTGTCAGCGCATCATTCTGGAATTTGGCAGCGGTGGCGTCTGCCGTGGCCTGCTTTGTCTCAACAATCGTAAGGCGATCATTGACCTTGGTAGATTGGTCAATCGCTGTCGTTGCCGTCTTCTCAATGCGATCAATGCGCGACACTTGAAACGCAATAGCATTCTGACTTGCCGTATCCTGCTTTTCAAAGCGACTGTCCAGCCAGTTTAGACCGAAATAAACAACCAGGCTGGCCAGAGGTAACGCCATCGCCATCGAAACACGAGCGACAGCCCGGAGAATGACACTGTCTGCAATCTTCTGAATGCGCTCGCCTGTCATGGTATTATCCTCCATCATCTCATTCCCCCGCCAAGCCATCATAAAAATCAGCGGCATTGCCAAGTTGTTTGAATAGGGCTTTGAGCAGCTTTCGCCTGTGTTTATCAAGCGGTCATTTCGGTCGTGTAGTCACGCCATAATGCAAATGCATCGGTACGTGCATGGCGGTAGGAGATAGCAGTGAGATTATAGCGGCGAGGACGGAAGATGGTGTTGATTTGATCGTGTGCTGACAAGAAGCGTTGGGCTTGACGAGGCGATTTGAACCGCCCCATGATTTTCTCCCGTTTTCGGCTCAGGCGGTGCGAATTTTCAATTCTGTTGTTCAGGCCTTTATGAGCACGATGATCGGCATCTGGCGCGATTTTTTGTACTGGCTTGGTATAGCTGCGCAGCTTATCCGTCACAACGACACGTGGTTGACCGTATTGCCGGATCAGTCTGGTGAAAAAACGCTTGGCAGCCTTTGTGTTACGGCGTGTTTGAACCAGAATATCAAGAACATCGCCATCTGCGTCAATGGCCCGCCAAAGCCAATACTTCTTTCCCCCAATCGTGATGACGACCTCATCAATGTGCCATTTGTCGTTTGGCTTTGGTCGATCCCTGCGGATACAGTCCGCAAAATGACGACCAAAGCGATTAATCCAGAGACGAATGGTTTCCCGGCTGAAAATGACGCCGCGCTCGGCAAGCAGGTCTTCCACATCGGCCGTGCTCAGCGCAAACCTGTAATAGGCCCATACTGCATAAGCGACAATCTCACGCGGAAAACGAAATCCCTTCAACCGGGGAAAAGAACTCGGTAATTTCATGCCTCATCGATACCGGAAACAACTAGATCAAACAACTTGGCAGTGCCTTGCGGGAGCCTCCGGACCAAGTAACTGGTTTTTCCAGTTATACAGTGTCGGTCTGCATACGCCGAGCTTTTCGGCCAAAGCCTGTGCACTTTCTTGCCGATTATAAAGTGGGGGTGCGGAGTAAAAGCCCGCGCTGGCATTGGCCATAGCGGCGCCGAGCGCCCGGATGAAAATCTCGGACCTGCGACAGCACCTCCCTTCATTGCTTTCGGCAGCAGAAAGGCTGCAGCTCTGCTATCAATAGTTTCGTGACGCCGGGCGTTATCCGGTACAGGTTCTGCCTAGGGTCTCGATCAATCTCTGGCAGGCCATCAGTTCGTCCAGCTCGATGAATTCATTTGCCTTGTGTGCACGGTCGATGTCACCTGGGCCGCAGATGATGGCGTCGATGCCCGCGCCCTGAAACAGCCCTGCCTCGGTTCCAAAGCTCACAGCGGCGCGCGATGGCTTGCCGGTGGCCTGTTCCAGAAGGGCAACCAGCGAGGTGTCTTGGGAAAGGAACAGTGCGGGATAAGCACTCAGCGGTGTCCACTCTATATCGATGCCGCTGTCCGCAAGCGCTTCCACCTCGTCGCGAACCGCCTGCAACAGCTCTTCCGGTCGAACTCCAGATATGGCGCGGGCCTCAATTTCGACCGTGCAAAGTTCGGGGATGATATTAAGCGCCTGTCCCCCTCCCACCCTGCCGATCTGCAAGGAGGAATAAGGGGGTGCAAAGGTCTCCTCGAAAGGGCCCTGCGTCAGGCGCTCCGCTTCTGCGACAGCCTTCGCCATAACCCTGGTCATGACGTGGATTGCATTCACACCAAGATCCGGGCGCGACGAATGACCGGAACGTCCCCTCACTGTCACCCGAGCAGCCGCCTTGCCCTTGTGCGCACGAACCGCCTGCAAGCCGCTGGGCTCGCCAATGATTGCGCCAACGGGCTTTGCACAGAGCTCCGGCAATCTCGATATCATATGAGGAACGCCACGGCACCCTGCCTCCTCGTCATATGAGAAGGCGATATGAATGGGGCGCTCCAATTTCAATGATTGAAGCATGGGGGTGCTTGCCAGGACCGCAGCAAGAAACCCCTTCATGTCCGTTGTACCGCGCCCATAAAGACGACCGGTCTCTTCTCTCAGGCAAAAGGGATCGGATAACCACTCCGCCTCACCGGCGGGAACCACATCCATGTGGCCCGAGAAAATGTAACCGGGCCGATCGGCCGGCCCGATGGTCGCAAAGAGATTAGACCTGTCGCCCTCCGGGCCGGGCAGGACCGAGGCCGTGATGCCGTGACTTTCCAGATAGCGGGAAATCCAGTCGACTATGTCGCCATTGCCTGTTCCGACGACCGACGGAAAGCCGATCAACTGGTCAAGTATCTCAACAGCGTTCATTTGGGTTTTCCAACTCCAGGAGACCGTCCGGATTGCAGGCCTTCACACGCCGCTCTTGCCGGCGCGACCTTCAAAATAGTTGGCGCGCACCGCCGCGCCGATCAGGTTCACGATCAAGCGCCCCGCCGTTATGCAGGTAATCTGATTGACGTCGGTCGCAGGCGTGATCTCCACGACATCCATCCCGACAACCCTGCCCTTCTTGACGAGACCGTGGATCAGTTTGCGCGCCTGCAGGAAGGTCATGCCGCCGGCACATGGCGCGGCGACGCCGGGGGCGCCCCCAGGCTCGAAGGCATCCAGATCGACCGTAATGTAATAGCGACCGCCATCAGGGATCATGTCCAGGACAGGCTCGACACCGTGATCATGCAGATCATAGGCCGATACGAGATGTGCGCCATAGGCTTCCGCTGCGTCGAACTCTTCCTGACGCCCGCTGCCGGTTGCGTGCAGCCCGATCTGAAAAATCTCGCCGACATGATCCATCTCGGATGCCCGGCGGATCGGGCTGGACAGGCCCTGCGTAACGCCGTTGATTTCCTCACGCCAATCAAGGTGCTGATCCAGCTGGATGAGCGTGATCGGCCCCTCCGTGTCGAGCGCCTTGATAACCGGTATGGGAATAGAGTGATCGCCACCCAATATGATCGGCAGCGCACCCGAAGCCACGATCTTGCGGACAACCTCCTCGGCACGCTGCAGATGATCCCCATGCTCGCGCGGATCGGCATATACATCGCCGCAGTCGACTGCGCGAATGGGTCGATGGTCATACATCGGGCCGCCAAGGTCGAAATCGTATCGCTCTATCGAGCGGAGGATTCTGTCGGTCGCCCGGCGCATGGCCAAAGCGCCGCGGCTCTGGTCATTGGCGATTTCGCCGAAGGTGTAGGACGCCCCATAGGGAATTCCCAGATAGGCGATATCGGCAGAGAGCGCATCCAGATCGAGACATGGCTCCGAATACAGGAACGTCCGGTGCTCGGCCTTTGCGGGGATTGTAAGCGGCATAATTTCCTCCTTGAATTGTCCAGGCAGGCTCCTGCGTTTCACCGCTGAGGGCGATGACCGCGCGCTGCCTCGTCATTGCTGTATTCAGTGCCCAAGAATCTGGCTGAGAAAGAGTTTTGTCCGCTCGTGCTGCGGGTTGTCGAAAAACTCGGCCGGGGCATTCTCCTCGACGATTCTGCCTTCATCCATGAAGATCACCCGGTCAGCGACCTGACGGGCGAAACCCATTTCATGCGTGACGCAAAGCATGGTCATGCCTTCGTCGGCGAGCGAGACCATCGTGTCGAGCACCTCCTTGACCATTTCCGGGTCAAGAGCGGATGTCGGCTCGTCGAACAGCATGATCTGAGGCTTCATGCAAAGCGAGCGGGCGATGGCGACACGCTGCTGCTGCCCACCTGAAAGCTGCCCCGGATACTTGTTTGCCTGTTCTGGAATCTTGACCCGTTCCAGATAGTGCATGGCCACTTCCGCCGCGGCCTTCTTCGACATCCCCCGCACCCAAATCGGGGCGAGCGTGCAGTTTTCCAAGATCGTCAGATGCGGGAAGAGATTGAAGTGCTGGAAGACCATGCCGACTTCCCGGCGCACCTCATCGATCTTCTTCAGATCGTCGGTGAGTTCGATGCCTCCGACAACTATCCTTCCTTTCTGATGCTCTTCCAGGCGATTGATGCAGCGGATCATGGTCGACTTGCCGGAACCGGACGGCCCGGCGATGACGATGCGTTCGCCCTTCATGACCGTCAGATTGATGTCGCGTAAAACCTGAAAATCCCCAAACCATTTGTTCATGTTGAAGATTTCTATGGCCGCCCCGGCACCGCCGGTGTCCGATCGGAATTTCGGCGCGCCAGCCTTGGCCGTAACAAGAGCAGGTTCCATTTGGTTCAATACCTCACATAAGTCGTCCAGTGCCCGGCGGGTCGAGATGACCGCCCGACAGGAAAATTGCGTTGTTCACTGGCTTTCAAAAGCGCGGCGGCTCATGCAATCTTCGTCCTCTCCTCGACCCATTTGCCGCCGAGAGAGATCGAAAAACAGATCACGAAATAGATGAGCGACACCGCGCCATAGACCAGGAACGGCTCGAAGGTAGCGTTTGCGATCATCTGGCTGGCCCGCGTCAGCTCCACGAAACCAACGATGGAGGCAAGCGACGTGTTCTTGACGACCTGCACCAGGATTCCGACCGTCGGCGGCACCGAAATGCGCACGGCCTGCGGCAGAATAATGAGCCGCATCTGCGGCCAGCTTTTCAAACCGAGGCTCGAGGACGCCTCCCACTGCCCCTTGGGAATTGCGAGCACGCAGCCATACCAGGTCTCGGTCAGGTAGGCGCTGCTATAAATCCACAGGCAAAGGCTGGCTGCCAGAAGCGGCGTTGTCTGCAACCCGATCAGCGCCAACCCGAAATAGACCAGGAACAGCTGCATGAGCAGAGGCGTGCCCTGGAAAACGCTCACATAGAGGCTGATCGGCCGGGACAGGGTACGAGGATAGGTGAGCCGCAAGACCAGAAGAAGGAGGGCGAGCGAGGCCCCACCGGCAAAGGCAATCAACGAAAGATAGAGCGTCCAGGGCACAGCCGCGATGAGATTCCGGAAAATATCCCAGGTCGAGAAATCGCTGATCATCGTTGCCCCACCGTTCCGAAATGCCCAAACACGAACTGGTGCCCGACCCAAACCAACAGCTTCCTGAAGAAGATGGCGAGGAACAGATAGAGGATCGTCACGACGATATAGGCTTCGAAGTTCCTGAAGGTCCGGCTTGCTATGACGTTGGCGACATACGAAAGCTCAGCGACCGAGATCTGGCTGCACAGCGCCGAAGCGAGCAGAATGATCACGAGCTGGCTCGTCATGGCTGGCCAGACTCGCTGGAATGCGGGCGGGATCACCACAAGGAAGAAGGTCTGAACCGGCTTCAGCCCCAAGGCGTCTGAGGCCTCGAACTGACCTCGAGGCGTTGCCTCGATCCCCGCCCGAATGATTTCACAGGCATAGGCCGTGAGATTGAACGTCATCGCCACGATGGCGGCAGTCAGACTATTCATTTTCAGACCCAGCGTAGGCAGCCCGAAAAAGATGAAGAATATCTGCCCCAGGAACGGCGTGTTCCTCGTGAACTCGACGTAACAGCGAATGATGATCCGCAGGAATTTCCGAGCTTTCAGGCTTCCCCAGGCACACAATGTGCCCAGGCAAACACCGAGGAAGGAGGCCACGGCCGTGATAACGATGGTCATCACCAGCCCGTTGAGAAGACTGGGCCATGCTGACAGAACGTCGATGAAACTCGATAGACTCATGTTTGGATCAGCCGCATTTCTGTGCTCCCGGGAAAACGGGTTTTAAAAGATCGCGAACCGGTACATCCGCATCGAGAAGATTGAGCGCCTGCAAGAGATCGCGGGCGGGACGGGCACCCAGGACGGTTTGCGTGCCGCCTAGGAATTTTGTCTCGATCTCTTCGGCAGGCAGAGGGTTCGCCGCCGTTCCGGGGGCATGCGAACAAAAGCCTGAAAACCGGCGTCCGTCCTTCAGCGTCAGCAGGATCGAGGCTCCTTCAGGAGCAGCGATACGGCGCGGCAGGTCCCAGTCGGGCCCGCTGAGCATACGGACGCGCGCCATCAGCGCCCGAACCTCTTCGCTGTGCAGTATTTCCGGCTTTAGCTGGTCGAGACCGAGTTCGCCGAAACACGCGGCCGCGGCCAAAGCGAACTCCATGCTGAATTGCGCTTCCCTCACTGTTTCCGGAGAAACATAGATGAGATTGGCCACGACGACGGGCGGCACGTCGCAGACGATTTCCTGAATATCGGCAGCGGCAATGCCCTCCCGCCTCACAATGCCGGAAACAACGTCGATCGCGGCGTGGGAGGACAGGCATACCGGGTACTTCTTGATGTCGATGCCCGGCTCGACAAGGCGCCAGTCGGTACCCAGCCGGGCAACTTCCTCGACGTTGAAGATCGAATTGTTGAAGAGGTTGGCAAACCCCGCCACATGCGAAAATGCATCGACCGGACCATTCGCGCCGCGGGAAGCGAGAAGTGCCCACTTCACGCCCGCTTCGCTCGCCGCCCCGGCCATCAGGGCTTTCGCATCCGTTCCGAAACAGGCTTTCGTACCGCCGGCACCGGCAACCGCAAAACCGATACAGGACTGCATCGCCTCTGCATCCAGCCCAAGGAGCCGCCCGACAGCGACACCTGCGCCTATGGGGCCAATCAGGCCGGTCGTCCACCACCCTTTTTCGTAAAGATCGACCCCGGCAGCCGCGCCCACTGCATATTCGCATTCCGCACCGACAACGATGGCCGTGACGAGGTCAGCCCCCGTCAAATCCCGCTCCTGGGCGACGGCAAGCGCTGCGGGAACGATAATGGCGGAGCCATGGACGAAGCCAGCATAGCAATTGTCGTCGAAATCGAGCGCATGGGCGGTAACGCCATTGCAGAACGCTGCCGCCGATGCCGAACATTTCGTTCCCGCCCCCAGAATATCGGCCCAGCCGGGGCCCGCATTCTCCAGCGCGACCTGTCGCGCCAGGGACGAAACCGGCGAAGCAGTTCCCGCCATGGCGACCCCAATAGTGTCCGTCACACAGGTGCGTGCAACGGCCCTGACCTTGTCGGGGATATCGGATGTGCGCACATTGCTTGCCCATTCAGCAAGCAATGCCGAAGCATTGCGGGAAGCTTTCATCGCCACGATCATTCCTGCGAGAACCGGAAACGAGACAGGTCCAGAACGCTGTTATTCAGGCAGGTCGCCGCTCGGTGCACCCAGCCACTGGAGCGACAGGCGGTCGACTTCGCCACTGGCCTTGGCTTCGCGAATGATGGAGTTCACCTTCTCCAGAAGGCGCGTTTCGCCCTTCGCGACACCGACATAGCACGGCGAATTTGCCAGAACGATCTTCAGCTCGAGATCGAGATCGGGCGAGCGCTTCTTGATGGCGGCGGCAACCGGCGTGCCGGAGGCAAACATCGCCACCTGGCCGGAAATGAATGCTGCTATCGTGCTGTTGTTGTCTTCGAACCGCTTCACCACGGCACCCGGTGCGAGCTCTTCCAATTCCTGGTCCTGCATCGAACCGCGGGTCACCGCGATGGTATGACCGGTCAGGTCCTCATGCTTTTCGATAGGCGGGTTCTTGGCGCCGAACACGGCATCGAAGAATGGAGAATAGGCGATGCTGAAATCGATGACCTTGGCCCGCTCTTCCGTCTTTCCGAGGGACGAGATGGTGAGGTCCGACTTGCCAGTCTGCAGATAGGCCACGCGGTTCGGTGCCGTTACCGGGATAAGCTCGACTTCGACGCCCAGGCTTTTTGCGATCAACCTCGCCATGTCGATATCCATGCCCTGCGGCTGCATATCGCTTCCGACAGAACCGAACGGAGGATAATCGGTAGGAACCGCAACGCGGATCGTCTTTCTTGCGATGATGTCGTCGAGCATATCCGCGGACGCGGGCGCGGCCACGAATGAGGTGACCAACGCGGCCATGGCTGCGATGAATAGTTTGGTCTTCATGATAAGTTCCCCTTTATTGATTTTTGGTCTTGCTACGATGCCGCAGGTTATCCCTGCGGCAACACTCTCCTCCTCCGAGGCATGCGCTCAGTCCGGGATGACGGCCGTGGCGTCCACCTCAACCAGGTACTCGGTACGTGCGAACGCCGTGACGACGATGCCGGTCGAGACTGGGAATACACCCTTCAGCCAACGGCCGACCACACGGTATACATCCTCCCGGTAACGCGGATCGGAAATGTAGATGGTCAGCTTGCAGATATGATCGAGCTGGCTTCCGCATTCCTTGAGCAGCATGTCGATGTTTTTCATTGCCTGCTCTGTCTGCCCGGCGACATCACCGACACAAACACATTCGGAAGTATCCAAATTTTGACCGATCTGGCCACGCAAGTATACCGTGGTTCCACGAGCGACAACCGCCTGACACAGATCATTATCGATCTTCTGTTCAGGGTATGTTTCTTTTGTATTGAATTTTCGGATTCGCGTATGCGCCA
The sequence above is drawn from the Brucella anthropi ATCC 49188 genome and encodes:
- a CDS encoding MmgE/PrpD family protein, whose protein sequence is MKASRNASALLAEWASNVRTSDIPDKVRAVARTCVTDTIGVAMAGTASPVSSLARQVALENAGPGWADILGAGTKCSASAAAFCNGVTAHALDFDDNCYAGFVHGSAIIVPAALAVAQERDLTGADLVTAIVVGAECEYAVGAAAGVDLYEKGWWTTGLIGPIGAGVAVGRLLGLDAEAMQSCIGFAVAGAGGTKACFGTDAKALMAGAASEAGVKWALLASRGANGPVDAFSHVAGFANLFNNSIFNVEEVARLGTDWRLVEPGIDIKKYPVCLSSHAAIDVVSGIVRREGIAAADIQEIVCDVPPVVVANLIYVSPETVREAQFSMEFALAAAACFGELGLDQLKPEILHSEEVRALMARVRMLSGPDWDLPRRIAAPEGASILLTLKDGRRFSGFCSHAPGTAANPLPAEEIETKFLGGTQTVLGARPARDLLQALNLLDADVPVRDLLKPVFPGAQKCG
- a CDS encoding transporter substrate-binding domain-containing protein, which translates into the protein MKTKLFIAAMAALVTSFVAAPASADMLDDIIARKTIRVAVPTDYPPFGSVGSDMQPQGMDIDMARLIAKSLGVEVELIPVTAPNRVAYLQTGKSDLTISSLGKTEERAKVIDFSIAYSPFFDAVFGAKNPPIEKHEDLTGHTIAVTRGSMQDQELEELAPGAVVKRFEDNNSTIAAFISGQVAMFASGTPVAAAIKKRSPDLDLELKIVLANSPCYVGVAKGETRLLEKVNSIIREAKASGEVDRLSLQWLGAPSGDLPE
- a CDS encoding RidA family protein — translated: MAHTRIRKFNTKETYPEQKIDNDLCQAVVARGTTVYLRGQIGQNLDTSECVCVGDVAGQTEQAMKNIDMLLKECGSQLDHICKLTIYISDPRYREDVYRVVGRWLKGVFPVSTGIVVTAFARTEYLVEVDATAVIPD